ATGCCTTCCCAGATGCACGTGTTGCCATCAGTAACCTGTTCAAAGCAGGCAAGATCAGCACTGAAAACGATATGGCACTCTCAGAATACCTACTTGAAAAAGTGGGCGTAGCTGTGGTGCCAGGCTCTGCATTCGGCGCTGAAGGTTATTTCCGTATTTCGTTCGCCACTTCAATGGAAAACCTGGTGAACGCATTAGATAGAATTGATAGTGCGTTAAGCGTTTAGATATCTAGATCACTGTTTGTAAAATAAAAAGCCAGCATTTGATGCTGGCTTTTTATTTTGAATCTATTGCATGCAAAAACCTTACGCTATACTTTATATGATTAATTCATACAGAAAGTTCTTAACTTTGCTTAAATATGACGCTCGTTTTTACGACGATTATCTAAATCTAAAAATTCCAGGCGTTTTATGGTTGTCGATGATCTATGGTTTAAGACACATCATATTTTTAGCCGCATACAAATTGATGCCAGCAGAAGTGTTATCGACGGATTGGCTTGCTGTTCAACTTAGTCCAGCGCTAATTTTTCTGGATATTCCAGCTTTAATGGTTCTATTATCGACTGGTCACAGATTGCCAGAAGCACATAAGATCATGCGTTTAGTCTGGTTGAACGGTAGAAAGCTGCTTCTATGTTCATACTTGGGCTCAATTTTACTTTTCACATACTTAAATTTTGATTTAATCCAGAAATTCACATTTGAGAATTTAAGCTTGATTTTTAGTGTGCTTATATTTGATATCGTCATTTCACTTTATTTATATAAATCAAATTTAACTAAAGATATATTTAATGAATTTCCTGAGGAAGCAAAAAAATGAAAAGAGCCAGCACCTAGACACTAGCCTTCTCGTATCCGGCTCACCATGAGTGGTTTAAAAATAGAGATGATAGTTCTCAATGTATCAAAGGGTTACGTGAAAACGTAACCCTTTTTTGTTTGGGTTTCAAAAAAAGAAAATTATAAACCCTCTCTTATGTGCGGTATCGAACAGAACACAATCAAATAATCATGTTAAGAAGTAGATGTTGAAAAGCAATTAAGAGCGTAGTTTTCTAAGAGTGCCAATCTATTCAGCCTCATCATCATGAATAAACCGTCGTTCTGACATCCAATATAGCGTATACCTATTCTTGGCTCTCATTCATCGGGATGTAACTTCTGCGGCCGCTATACATTAGCGAACCGTAAGCAATGATTTGAAACTGAGAGGATTAGCTTGAGTACTCAAAGTTCGCCAAGAAAAAGATGTGGCAAATACATTTTTGTGATCTCAGCTCTAATCATACTCATGGCGCTCAGCGTACTCATTGGCTGGCATGCGCATATCGGCGGTGCTGTTCAAGTTTTTCAAGACTTTATTCCCATGCAATACAACGCAGCACTATGCTTTATTGCGCTTGGAATAGGCGGCATCAGCCTCTGCACTCATAGGCGATTGCCACTCTTGATTTGTGGGGCATTCATTAGCTTGATGGGTCTGGCAGTCATAGTGGAATATGCGACGGGACTTTCACTCGGCATCGACACCCTTTTCTTCTCCCCTTGGGATATCACGCCATCCAACGCCCCAGGGCGAATGCTACTCACCACTGCAGTCAGTTTTATAGTGGCAGGCAGCGCACTATTCATTATCGCCATACGCAATCAGGCTTATGGAATGTTTGGCATTCTCAATTCAGTCACGCTGAGTTTGGCGCTCACTTCGCTTATCGCTTATACATTCCACATAAGCACCGTATTCATATTTAGCCTTAATTTACAGATGGCACTCAATACGTCTCTGGCAATGTTTGCTTATGGTCTGGCTATGCTTCACTACGCATGGAAGCATGCTGAATATGGCGCAGACGGACTCCCTAATTGGTATGCGGGTATCGGCATAAGCCTGTTACCACCGCTTTTGGTTGGCGTGAGTGCACTATTACCTGAGCAATCATGGCGCGTAATCTCCCTGGGAGCATTGTTTGCCACGCTGGGCGTTGGGTTTATTACGCTGGCAATACGTTGGCTCACAACGGCGAAAATATCCTACAAGGGCATGCTCATGATTGTGATGCCGCTAAGCCTGCTACTGACCTTTGTAAGCCTGGTTGCGCATATCAAACACGAGAGTGAATCAATGCAAACGCTGACGATACACTCCACTGAGGTGATTAACACATCACAGGCACTAGTCTCGCAAATCATCGATACAGAAAGCAGCGTGCGAGGCTACATGATCACGTGCGATGCATCTTTTGTTGAAGCTTATCCAGCGACATTGCAGTCCATCGCACAAATCACGCAACACCTGCTTAATCTGGTTAGTGACAATCCACAACAAGAACTCAGTGCACAAAGAGTAGCGCAAGCGGCTGTGGAAAGAATGGACTACCTGAGCTACGTCATAGCCTTGATCAAAACAGATAATAAAAAGCAGATTGAACGGGAAATCGTTTCAAGAAAAGGCGTTGATCTGATGAAAAAGTTGCGCGCCGAAGTCGCTAGCTTCTCTCAAGAAGAGCTACGTTTGGGCACAGCACGTCGGCAAGCTCTAGAAACTTCATGGCAAAGATTAAGCTGGTTGCTGGTTTCGGGCACAACTGCAGCCATTCTCTTATCTTCAATTTTGGCACTTTCTTTCAGCGGCAGTTTAAGCAAGCGCCTGCAGCAACTGCGCAACAATGCAAACAACCTGGCCACAGGTAAAGCACTTGCGGCACCGCTCACGGGTAGCGATGAGATTGCCGAACTAGATCAAGTGTTTCATGACATGGCGGATTCACTCAATCAAGCAGCCAAGCGTGAAAATACAGAACGCATTCTCGATTGGCACACTATCGATGTCAGGCATACCGAGGCGTTACTTAAGGCAGGCGCCCTACAAAATGCTATTTTCAACAGCGCCAATTTCTCAAGTATCGCCACCGATGCCAAGGGTGTGATCCAGATATTCAACGTGGGTGCAGAGCGCATGCTCGGTTACACCGCCGCCGATGTGGTAAATACCATCACCCCCGCCGATATTTCTGACCCGCAAGAAGTCATTATTCGCGCCGAAGCCTTAAGTCTAGAACTTGGCACCACCATCACACCTGGGTTTGAAGCTCTAGTTTTCAAGGCCTCGCGCGGCATAGAAGACATTTACGAGCTCACTTATATCCGTAAAGATGGCAGCCGATTCCCTGCCGTCGTTTCGGTAACAGCCCTGCGCGACCCGCAGGATGCAATTATTGGCTATCTGTTGATAGGTACCGACAATACTGCCCGCAAACAGGCTGAAGAAGCACTGCTGAAGGCTGGCGCTTTGCAAAATGCCATATTCAACAGCGCCAATTTTTCCAGCATCGCGACTGATGCCAGAGGCGTTATCCAGATATTCAACGTGGGTGCCGAGCGCATGCTGGGCTATACCGCAGCCGAAGTGGTGAATACCATCACCCCTGCTGACATCTCTGATCCACAGGAAGTGATTGCACGTGCCGAGGCCCTGAGCCTGGAGCTTGCCACCACCATCACACCAGGGTTTGAAGCCCTGGTATTTAAAGCCTCGCGCGGCATAGAGGATATTTACGAGCTTACGTATATCCGCAAAGATACCAGCCGCTTCCCAGCCGTAGTCTCGGTAACTGCGTTGCGCGATGCGCAAGAGCGCATCATTGGCTACCTGCTGATCGGTACTGATAATACGGCGCGCAAACTGGTAGAAGCCGACCGTGCATTGCTTGATCAACGTCTGCGAGACCAGCAGTTTTATACACGCTCGTTGATCGAATCAAATATCGACGCGCTGATGATGACCGACCCGCAAGGCGTAATCTCCGATGTGAACCAGCAGATGATAGAGCTCACCGGGCGCACGCGCGATGAGTTGATAGGTGCCCCTTCCAAGAATTTCTTTACCGACCCCGTCAAAGCTGAAGCTGCCATCAAACGTGTGCTCACCGAAAACAAGGTGAGTAACTATGAGCTCACAGTGCGCGCGCAAGATGGCGAAGAAACCGTAGTTTCATACAATGCCGCCACTTTTTACGACCGTGAGCGCAAGCTACAAGGCGTATTTGCCTCGGCGCGCGACGTGACTGAGCGCAAGCGCATAGACTTGGCACTGCAAGAGAAAAATGTCGAGCTTGAGCATGCTACCCGCATGAAATCGGTGTTCCTGGCCACTATGTCGCATGAATTGCGTACGCCTCTTAATGCGATTATTGGTTTTTCCGAAGCACTCAAAGATGGCCTGGCAGGCAGTATGGATGAGACACAGCTTGAGTATATAGGCGACATTTTCAGCAGCGGGCAGCATCTGCTCTCGCTTATCAATGACATCCTCGATTTATCCAAGGTTGAAGCCGGCATGATGACGCTTGAGCTGGAACCCACCGATCTAAACTGGTTGTTATCTAACAGCCTGACCATCGTCCGCGAAAAAGCCGCAGCGCACGGCATCAGCCTTGAGCTTGAAATAGGCGATGATTTGCTTTTGCCCGACACGGCGCTGGAGTCAGAGTTGCCTCAGCTCGATATGCGCAAGACCAAGCAGATCGTCTATAACTTGTTATCGAATGCTGTGAAATTCAGTGCCAAAGGTGGGCATGTAGCACTGCATGCACATCGCGTTGCCCGCAGTGCGGTAGGCAGTATGGATGGTAATTGGCCTGTACACGGCTTTGCGCTGGCAGATAACCTCGAAGATAACCAACAAGATAGTAAGTACAGCGAATTTCTCGAACTCAGCGTGAGTGATAACGGCAT
This genomic window from Methyloradius palustris contains:
- a CDS encoding DUF2919 family protein; translated protein: MQKPYAILYMINSYRKFLTLLKYDARFYDDYLNLKIPGVLWLSMIYGLRHIIFLAAYKLMPAEVLSTDWLAVQLSPALIFLDIPALMVLLSTGHRLPEAHKIMRLVWLNGRKLLLCSYLGSILLFTYLNFDLIQKFTFENLSLIFSVLIFDIVISLYLYKSNLTKDIFNEFPEEAKK
- a CDS encoding PAS domain S-box protein, whose translation is MALSVLIGWHAHIGGAVQVFQDFIPMQYNAALCFIALGIGGISLCTHRRLPLLICGAFISLMGLAVIVEYATGLSLGIDTLFFSPWDITPSNAPGRMLLTTAVSFIVAGSALFIIAIRNQAYGMFGILNSVTLSLALTSLIAYTFHISTVFIFSLNLQMALNTSLAMFAYGLAMLHYAWKHAEYGADGLPNWYAGIGISLLPPLLVGVSALLPEQSWRVISLGALFATLGVGFITLAIRWLTTAKISYKGMLMIVMPLSLLLTFVSLVAHIKHESESMQTLTIHSTEVINTSQALVSQIIDTESSVRGYMITCDASFVEAYPATLQSIAQITQHLLNLVSDNPQQELSAQRVAQAAVERMDYLSYVIALIKTDNKKQIEREIVSRKGVDLMKKLRAEVASFSQEELRLGTARRQALETSWQRLSWLLVSGTTAAILLSSILALSFSGSLSKRLQQLRNNANNLATGKALAAPLTGSDEIAELDQVFHDMADSLNQAAKRENTERILDWHTIDVRHTEALLKAGALQNAIFNSANFSSIATDAKGVIQIFNVGAERMLGYTAADVVNTITPADISDPQEVIIRAEALSLELGTTITPGFEALVFKASRGIEDIYELTYIRKDGSRFPAVVSVTALRDPQDAIIGYLLIGTDNTARKQAEEALLKAGALQNAIFNSANFSSIATDARGVIQIFNVGAERMLGYTAAEVVNTITPADISDPQEVIARAEALSLELATTITPGFEALVFKASRGIEDIYELTYIRKDTSRFPAVVSVTALRDAQERIIGYLLIGTDNTARKLVEADRALLDQRLRDQQFYTRSLIESNIDALMMTDPQGVISDVNQQMIELTGRTRDELIGAPSKNFFTDPVKAEAAIKRVLTENKVSNYELTVRAQDGEETVVSYNAATFYDRERKLQGVFASARDVTERKRIDLALQEKNVELEHATRMKSVFLATMSHELRTPLNAIIGFSEALKDGLAGSMDETQLEYIGDIFSSGQHLLSLINDILDLSKVEAGMMTLELEPTDLNWLLSNSLTIVREKAAAHGISLELEIGDDLLLPDTALESELPQLDMRKTKQIVYNLLSNAVKFSAKGGHVALHAHRVARSAVGSMDGNWPVHGFALADNLEDNQQDSKYSEFLELSVSDNGIGISIENMSKLFQAFTQIDSSLARKFEGTGLGLAMVKQLVELHGGTVAVASEEGKGSHFAVWLPLRTAS